The Apium graveolens cultivar Ventura chromosome 3, ASM990537v1, whole genome shotgun sequence sequence TGCAAACCTTGACACTCTTTATTGGTCTTTGAAAAAAGCCGGATACCCCAAGCTGAAACTAGCAGTAGGTGAAATTGGATGGCCTACTGATGGCACCAAAGATGCTAATGCCAAAATGGCTAAAAAATTCTACGACGGATTTTTCAGAAAAATGGCAACTAACAAAGGAACTCCTCTCTATCCTGGCTACATTGAATGCTACCTTTTCAGTCTAATGGATGAAAATCTAAAAAGTGTAGCCCCGGGCCCATTTGAGCGCCATTGGGGGATTTTTAGATACGACGGACAGCCAAAGTACTCACTAGACTTTACAGGAAAAGGGAACGATAAAATGCCAGTTGCAGCAAAGAATGTGCAGTATCTTGAGCAGCAATGGTGTGTGTTGGACACCGACAAAGTCAAGAATCCTAAGGATGCAGAATCCAATGTACAATATGCATGTACAATGGGTGATTGTACGAGCTTGAAGGATGGAGGATCATGCAGCAATTTGGATGAAGCGCATAAGGCATCGTATGCATTTAACAATTATTTTCAGATTCAAAATCAAGATGTGGAAGCTTGTGACTTCAAGGGCACAGCAAAGATAGTGAAGCATAATGCATCTACCGGTGGTTGTCTTTTCCAATTAGCTTTACAAAGTGATGGAATCAGAGTCCCCATAGCTACAGGAATGAGCGTTTTTGCTGCATTGCTCACATTGCTCACATTGTTTTAGAACCCCCGACCAGTGCTTGAATT is a genomic window containing:
- the LOC141712859 gene encoding glucan endo-1,3-beta-glucosidase 8 is translated as MARAMVLLCSLLVLLGTTTTNGMGVNWGTQAAQNLEPSVVVEMLKDNNIKKVKLFDSDHWTVKFFAGSGIEVMLGIPNNQLRDLGDFDNAQDWVKHNVSKHLYDGGVNIKSVAVGNEPFLKAYNGSNLKTLLPAMENIQKALNEAGHNNIKVTTPQNADVYESGSGVPSDGHFRSDIKDIMGKIAKFLSDNDSMFLVNIYPFLSLYQNPDFPVEFAFFDGGAKPVQDKSISYNNMFDANLDTLYWSLKKAGYPKLKLAVGEIGWPTDGTKDANAKMAKKFYDGFFRKMATNKGTPLYPGYIECYLFSLMDENLKSVAPGPFERHWGIFRYDGQPKYSLDFTGKGNDKMPVAAKNVQYLEQQWCVLDTDKVKNPKDAESNVQYACTMGDCTSLKDGGSCSNLDEAHKASYAFNNYFQIQNQDVEACDFKGTAKIVKHNASTGGCLFQLALQSDGIRVPIATGMSVFAALLTLLTLF